The genome window GATCGAAAAGTTATTAGATTTTTAGTGCGTCGGTTGCGCTCAGGTGTAACGAGTCGCCGATAAGCGGAGGTAGAACTGCGCTGCACCGCAGTCTGCATTCCTCGCCATCGGGCACCGAGCACCGGGCAAGGCGCGAGCCGCACGCGGCGTCAGCATGCGCCCGCCGCACCCCGCTATCGCGCTCGGCCTGGCCCTCTGCGTCTGTGCACCGACCCCGCCCATCGACCACAACTTTAGATACgagaaattacaaaattacggACTAGGTAAGCGTATAATGTGAGTACATCGTTTGCAAAAAAGCGTCCATGATATGTTTAGTGTTTACGTCCACCACGATGGCACACGAATCGATTACATCATAATCGGACCGAGCGACGGtcactttgttattttctgtCCTCGAAGAAAACCGGTGTAGGCGGGGTGACCGGTAGCTTGCGTTTATTGCCGCCTGACTGAGAGCGAAAATCCAGTATGTATCAAACGTACGAGATTTCCGGACGGGCGGTGAACTTTATCTAaacctaaaatacaaaatcgttttttttatttttcagtccAAACTATAGACGTGTGAATGTTGGATACGCGTACCCCGAGCCGCTGGGCGGCACCGGGCCGGTGGGGGCGGCGGGGGCGGGGTACGTGCGCGGCCCCTACCGCAGCATCTACCAGGGCGCGCGGCGCCGCGGCGACCGGCGCGTGTACATGAAGCGCTTCGACTACGCAGCTAAGCCCTCCGGCCACCGCATCTTCTGCCAGGCCATCACCGACTGCGAGGTGCGTCTCCGCACATCCCCACTGCTTTCCTCGTATCCGTTTTTTTCCCTTTCCTTCCTTATTCGTGCAGAAAAGTTCGTGAAGCAGGACTAGTGTGTAGGACAAGGTGCGGTTGCAGATCTCGCACGTGGCGATAGAGacgggcgggggcgggggcgggggcgtgCCGGTGTTGCTGCGCGGAGGCGCGGGCTACCGACACCTCAGCGCGGTGGTGAAGGGGCGGGGAGGTAGGACTAGTGTGTAGGACAAGGTGCGGTTGCAGATCTCGCACGTGGCGATAGAGacgggcgggggcgggggcgggggcgtgCCGGTGTTGCTGCGCGGAGGCGCGGGCTACCGACACCTCAGCGCGGTGGTGAAGGGGCGGGGAGGCAGGACCAGTGTGTAGGACAAGGTGCGGTTGCAGATCTCGCACGTGGCGATAGAGacgggcgggggcgggggcgggggcgtgCCGGTGTTGCTGCGCGGAGGCGCGGGCTACCGACACCTCAGCGCGGTGGTGAAGGGGCGGGGAGGCAGGACCAGTGTGTAGGACAAGGTGCGGTTGCAGATCTCGCACGTGGCGATAGAGacgggcgggggcgggggcgggggcgtgCCGGTGTTGCTGCGCGGAGGCGCGGGCTACCGACACCTCAGCGCGGTGGTGAAGGGGCGGGGAGGCAGGACCAGTGTGTAGGACAAGGTGCGGTTGCAGATCTCGCACGTGGCGATAGAGacgggcgggggcgggggcgggggcgtgCCGGTGTTGCTGCGCGGAGGCGCGGGCTACCGACACCTCAGCGCGGTGGTGAAGGCGCCGGCCGGCGTACCGCTGCGGGG of Papilio machaon chromosome 6, ilPapMach1.1, whole genome shotgun sequence contains these proteins:
- the LOC123721069 gene encoding uncharacterized protein LOC123721069; translated protein: MRPPHPAIALGLALCVCAPTPPIDHNFRYEKLQNYGLGKRIIPNYRRVNVGYAYPEPLGGTGPVGAAGAGYVRGPYRSIYQGARRRGDRRVYMKRFDYAAKPSGHRIFCQAITDCEISHVAIETGGGGGGGVPVLLRGGAGYRHLSAVVKGRGGRTSV